A segment of the Methanomassiliicoccaceae archaeon DOK genome:
CGCTTGCCCCTCATCGTGGCTATGACCTCCGTGACCTTCTCCCCGGGCAGATGACCGCCCATCCCGGGCTTGGTGCCCTGGCCGATCTTGATCTCGATCGCGTCGCAGTGCTCCAGCGTCATGTCGTTGAAGCTGTACTGGTTGGGGATGTACTCGAAGATGTACCTGTGCGCGGCGATCATCTCGTCCCACAGGGCGCCCCCCTCCCCGCTGCACATGGCGGTCCCTGCTATCGCGCTACCTTTGGACAGGGCGACCTTCGCCCTCCCCGACAACGCTCCGAAGCTCATGTGACTGATGTAAACTGGCATCTCGAGCTCCATCGGCCTCTTCGATCCCTTGCCTATGACAGTGCGGATGGAGACCTCCTCCCATTTGTCCTTGGGTGCCCTGGCGAGCTGGGCGCCCAGGAACAGGATGTCGTCGAAATTCGGAACCGGGATCGTGGTGTCCATCGCACTGTCGATGCTCCTCCCTGTGAGAGCCATCTCATGGATGTCGTCCATGACTCCGCCGTCGTGTCTCTTCAGGTTCTGGGGAACGTCGATTCCGCCCTCCGGGACAGGTTCCGACGGTTTCTCGGGAGTCTCAGGAACCGGGGATCCCCCGTCATCGTCCATGAGCACGAAAGCGGATTTGGGGGAATGGCAGAGAGGGCACACCCAGTCATCGGGCAGGTCCTCGAACCTCACACCCTCATCCTCTTCATCGTAAATCTCGCCGCAAACGGAGCATCTGTAGCGTGCCATAGTGCACATATCGGGACACGGCGTTATAACGGTCTGGGTCGTCCTCACGGACCCAACGCAGTTATGGGTACGACATATACACCATCTTCACGCTGGTACGCGTACGATGACATGCCTACCAACACGCACAGGAACGATGGTGGCCTGCGACTGCTGCTCCTGAACCTCTCGCTGAGATTCAGCAACTTCTCGGATGCCTCATCCACCTGGTTCATCCCGAGTTTGATTTCGAATGCTCCCCAACGACCATCACCCAGCTCTACAACCGCATCCATCTCGTTACCAGCACTGTCCCTATAGTGCTTCACGGTGCCACCATGGGTCGCGGCGTATACCGCCAGATCCCGTTCGCACATCCCTTCGAAAAGAAAACCGTAGGTGTTCAGATCATTGAGAAGACCATCCACAGAGGCGTTCATCGATGCGGCAGACAGAGATGGATCCGTAAGATGCCGCTTTGGACTTTTACCCACCCTGTATGATGACCTCAGCCCTGGATTGAAGGCATACTGGTACTCTGTGAGGAACATGCGATCCAGAATCCCCAGATAGTCAGCCACGGTATCCGGATCCATTTTATCGTCATCGTATTCCTCAATGTCTTTCAATATGGTCCTGTTTGAGACAACGGTGCTTTCGTTACGTCCTAGAGAGGTGATGACTCTTCTCACCCTCTCTGCATCGCGCTTTTTCCCGTCTATCTTGACGAAATCCTCATCGCGAATCGACTGAAGGTAGTTCCTACTCAGGATTGTTACCTTGTCAATATCCACTCCTATGGATTGTGGCCAACCTCCACGGAGGGTCAAATAAATGAGTTTGCGCAATGTGACGTCGTCTATTGTCCTTGTCTTCATTTTGCTCTCGAAAAGATCGGATACAGACACGGCCCCGGACGAGTCACCGGATTCGAATAGAGACATCGTACGCATGCGCACCGTTGCTATACGCCCCGCACCACTGTGCATTATTCCTTTGCGTACAGGAGTCGATGATCCTGTTAACACAAATGCCCCCTTAAGACTGTCAGAGGATACGGTCGTACGAACTGCGTCCCAGACCTTGGGCACATCCTGCCACTCATCGATCATGCGGGGCCTTGCTCCGTTGAGCGCTTCATACACATCGACCTCGGCCAGTTTTTTGTTGGCGAAATCGTTCTTGGAATCGGACAGATCGATAACACTCTCGGAGTGATTCAGCCCCGTCCATGTTTTTCCGCACCACTTCGGCCCCTCTATGCATACTGCCCCCATCGTTTCAAGTGTAAGGGAGATGTTCCTATCCACGAGTCTCGCACGGTACCCGTTCTTGGTCAGAACCATGATATGATGACAATTTGATAATTTATTATGTTTTCGATTCCGTGGTTTTCAAAGGTTTCATTCCGTGGTTTTCAAAGGTTTCATTCCGTGGTTTTCAAAGGTTTCATTCCGTGGTTTTCAAAGGTTTCATTCCGTGGTTTTCAAAAATGATAAAAGGTTTGGAACGGGGCCGGTCAGTTTCCGACCAGCTCCGTCCTGGAGAAACTCATGGTCGGTACAGTGACGACACCCATCTGACAGAGGTCGTTGCCTATCAGCTCCACGTTCCTGACCGCCTCCAGCATGTTGCCCATCAGGAGGGCGTTGTTGATCGTGTCCACGATCTCCCCGTTCCTGATGATGTAGCCGCATCTGACGTTCAGTCCGAACCTGCCCGTCATCTCGTCGGCCTCCGGCCACGCGAACCTCTCGACGAAGATTCCACGGTCCGTCTGCTCGATTATCTGCTCAGGTGTGTACCTGCCGGGCTTCGCGGTGACGTTCAGAGCCTTGATGACGGGGGTGCGCTCGTACGCGCCCTGGGCCTCTACGCTAGATCTGCGCATCCCGTTGCCGGTGCTGTCCCCGCAGAACGAGTCCCTGAGGAACGACCTGAGTACGCCGTCCTCGATGACGACCCTCCTCTCCGTCGGTGTCCCCTCGTCGTCGAACACGCAAGACAGCGGCGCGGATACCGTCGGGTCGTCCACGACCGTGAACTGCTCCGAGGCCACCTGCTGTCCGAGGGAGTCCTTCCACATGCTCCTGCCGTACTTCACGTTCTCCCCGTTGACCGCCGCGACGACGGACGAGTTCATCATGTCGCCCAGCTGACCGGGCGGCAGTATCATGCTCAGCCTCTCGGAGCCCCTGAACTCGTGGCTGGCCGCGGCATTGTTGGCCTGGCGGGCGAGGGATTCGCCGATGGCGGGCAGGTCGATGTCGAGGTGCGTCCCGTGGAACGTCTCCATCCCCTCGCCGGGATGCTCCTTCGTAGTCATGGATGTGAAGTGTCCGTAGACGAGCGTGCTCCTGTGTGCGCAGTCCACCCCGTTGCCATTCATGACCCTGCAGTCGTTGGTCGAGACCCTGATCTGCGCCCTCGGGATGTTGACGGGACAGCTGTCGATGAGCAACTTGGCCATCTCCCTGAGGTCGTCGGGAGTCACGTCCTCGACCTTCCTGTCCCACACGTCCGGAAGGGCGATCCTCGCCTGCCCGGGCTGGGCGTACCCTTTGAACTCGGTGCTCTCCGGGGAGTACCTGAGGACGGACTCGGCCATCGACATGCACTCGCGGACCGACTGCTCGCCGTTGAGGGTGACTGATGCCTTCCCCTGCCTGCCTCCGTCCGCAACGCGGACCATCAGGCCCGCGTCGAGCTTGGTCTCGATGTTGCTGATCTTGGAATCGTCGATGTAAACCGTGTTTATGACGGCCTCGGAGACGTATACCTCCGACTGCCCGTACCCCCTGGCGGCCTCCATCGCCTTCTCCGCGTAGTATCCGATGTCGCTCACTGTCCTCCCCCCACGATCATCCTGGCGCGCATGTACGGGCCTCCCGACGAGACCCTGACCCAGTCCTCGATTCCCTTGCCGCACATCCCGCCGTCCAGGACTACCTCCTTCGACAGGGCGTCCGCCGAGGACAGGATGTCCACGGACCTGCCGGTGAGGGTGAACGACTGAAGGGGCTTGACGATCTCACCGTTCCTGATGAGGAAGCCCCTGAGGCACTTGGCCTCGAAGCATCCGCCCACGGGGTCCTCCATTCCGTTGACCATCTTGTCGCACAGGATCCCGTCCCTGGTGTCGGCGATGATCTCGTCGCGGTCCCACTCGCCGGGTCCGAAGTAGGTGTTGGTCATCCTGACCCAGACCCTCTTCCCGTAGTTCTCCGCCCTGCCGTTCCCGGTGGGCCTGACACCCAGTTGGGATGCTGTCTCCAGACTGTGCATGTACCCCTGGTATACACCGTGGTCGATTATGGTGGTGCATGACGACGGGGTCCCCTCGTCGTCGAACGGGACCGATCCGTGGGCTCCACGCACCGTGCCGTTGTCGTACATGGAGATTATGTCCGATGCGACCTTCCTTCCCACCGCGCCCGTGAGGAAGGACCTCCTCTTGGTGATCTCGTCGCCCTCCGACGCGTGGCCCATGGCCTCATGTGCCAGCAGACCGGAGACCATGGGGTCGGATATGACAGTCAGATTGCCCGACGGGGCCCTGTCTGCCTTGAGAGTCTCGATTGCCTCCCTCGCCGTGACCCTTCCGAGCTCCTCCAGATCGGCGTCCCTCACGACCTCGTACCCGAGCGTGCTGTCGGGCCCGTCGTAGTAGCGCTCCATCCTCTGGCCGTCCGCCGCGACAGACATGGCCCTGCACAGTGTGCGGACCTCCTCCCAGCTCAGGTCAGAACCGGCGGAGTTCACCAGCGCGTTGGTCTTGACCTCCTCGGAGTAGGAGCCGACGCGGTTGATGATGCGGTCATCGACGGCCTGGGCCCTGTCCAGGTCCTGGGCGGCGGCGATCTTCTCCGACAGGTCCACAGAATCGGGATGGATGCGTACGTCCGCCCTCCTGTGCTCCCTGACCGTGGCGGGCTCCAGCATCAGGTCCGATTTCCTCTCCCCCGATGCGTTCCGGACCGCCTGCTCCGCGGCCCTCATCACATCCTCGCGGTCGAATGACGTGGCGGTGCCGTAGCCCCACCTCCCGCCGGCCCATGCCCTGAGACACACCCCTCCGGTGCTCTTCTGAACCAGCTGGCGGATGTCCCCGTTCATCGAGCTCACTCCGGTGACCCTCACCGTCTGGGACCTCGCGTCCGAGAACTCCGCGCCGAGGTCCTGCATCCTGTCCACCGCCTTGTGCAGGATGTCCTGGGCCTGCTCGGCCTTCATGATGACCGCCTGCATCATACCACCGTGAAGGAGTGGTCGAAGGAGGTCAGGACCTCGCACCCGTCCTCGGTTATGAGACAGGTGTCCTCGATCCTGATTCCGCCCACGCCGGGTATGTAGATGCCGGGCTCCGCGGAGACCACGTTGCCCGCGCGGAGGATCTGATCCGACTTGGAGTAGATGGAGATGTCCTGATGGACGTCCATGCCTATGCCGTGGCCGAACGTATGGATGAACTTCCCCTTGAACTCGGACTCGTCGATGATCCTCCTGGCTGCGATGTCGGCCACGCTGGCGCTGGCACCGTCGCGGTACTCCGCGATGCCCGCCCTCTGCGCCTCCAGGACGACCTCGTAGGCCCTCTCCAGGATCTCGGGGGGCTTCCCGAAGAAGACGGTGCGCGTCATGTCGGAGCAGTAGCGGTCGTACTTCGTTCCGAAATCGAACAGCGCCGTGTCACCCTTCCTGAGCCTGTAGTCGCAGGGCATGTGATGGGGCTGTGAGGAGTATGCTCCGAATGCCGCGATGGTGTCGAACGCGTTGCCCGTCCCGCCGAGCTCCCTCATGCGCGCGTCCATCCTGGCCGCGACCTCCTTCTCGGAGACGCCCTCCGACAGCATGTCCGGGATCTCCCCCGCTACGACGGAGGATATCCTGCAGGCCTCCCTGGTCGCTGCTATCTCCTTCTCGTCCTTGACGGAGACCGTCGCGGAGATGGCCTTGCCGGCGTTGACCACCTCTATGCCCTCGGCGACCTTCTTCACATACTCCACCGCGGCATAGGTGGCTGAGTTGACGTTGAACCCGACCTTCGTGCAGCCCTTCAGCGCGTCCCTGATGAACGCCTCGCGCTCGGCACGGTCGTGGTAGACGCAAATGTTCCCGGCCCCCTCGCGGGCGCCCTCCTCCTCCAGGATGCTCACCAGGACGTCCATGGAACCGTCGGACTTCACGATGGCGAAAGACCCCTCGAAGGTGCCGGAGTTCTGCTCCGTGAGGTACCAGAACGTGGAATCGAGGAACGGCTCGCCGTCGTTGGCTATGACTACGGCGTCCATACCCTCTGCATTGGAAATGAGCCTCTCGGCCCTTGTTTTAGGCATGCCTGTGTATCATACAGATTCTATTTTGGGTTTTGTCTCGCAAGAGATGGAAAGTCGGGAGGAGGGGTTGCCCCCGCCCCCTCAGATACCGATCCACTCGTTCCTGACGATCCTCTTCAGGGCTGAGATCGCGGACATCGCGGCGAGATAGGACGTCTTGGGATTGTCCGGGGACGGCACGTTGTAGGTGTGGCAGGTCATCTGCCCGAACTCGCCCTTGACCCTGAGCTCGTGGGAGTTGCTGTGTATGGACGGGTCCACGACGATCGTTACCTTCGTCTTGTCGAATCCCACCCCCAGGAGGGATACGGTGGCTGCGACGTTGATGTTCTTGGGGAACAGCTTGACCGCGTCCCTGGCGGTGCCCGAGAACACGGTCGTGGGTTCCGTGAGCGTGTCGACGTCGATCCCGTGGTCCTCAATCCAGTCGACGCCCTCCAGGCTCTTGGGTCCCTTGGTGGTAATCAGCTCCACCTCGTCCAGCTCGCCCACGGCGGACGAGCGGAGGCCGTCGGTACCGCAGACCGCTCCGGACGGGATGAAGATCTTGGCCTCGGACTGGATGGCCTTCTCCTTCACCATCTCCCTGAACTCGTCGTCCACCAGGGCTCCGACGGACATGATCATTATGTCCACGCCTCTGGCGACCACCTTGGGGACGATGGCCGTGGCGGCCTTCTGGGAGGCGGCCTCTATGACCAGGTCGGTGTGGTAGAGCTCCTCCTCCACATCGTTGATGACGATGGCCTTGTTCAGGGCCTCCGCGAGTTTCTCCGCCCTGGGATGGTCCTCGTCCATGAGGTAGATCCTCTTGACCTCTGCCATCTCGTCGGCGGCCTTCGCGAGCTTGGATCCGATGGATCCGCACCCCACTATTGTTATGCGCATGAAGGGGCGTACCAAAATCCGCTGTATATTAGACTTGGTGACAATTCTGATGGAAAATTCCTGTTTTTCTACGTATTCCGCAATTATTCTGCGTTAATCGTAGAAAGGCGGGTGAGACCCGCCTGTGTTTGACCTCAGTCCCTCCCGAGCATCGCATCCATGTCGGCGTCGACGTCCGAGATCGGATGGATGTCGTAGTTGTCCACCAGGACCTTCAGCACACCCGGGGATACGAACGCCGGCAGGGAGGGGCCGAGGTAGATGCCCCTCACACCGAGGTACAGTAGGGTCAGCAGGATGCAGACGGCCTTCTGCTCGTACCAGGAGAGCACCATGGAGAGCGGCAGGTCGTTGACACCGCACCCGAACGCGTCGGCAAGGGCCAGAGCGACTTTGATGGCGCCATAGGCGTCGTTGCACTGCCCCATGTCCAGGAGCCTGGGTATGCCGCCGATGTCCCCGAGGTCCAGGTCGTTGAAGCGGAACTTGCCGCATGCGAGCATGAGCACCACGGAGTCCGAGGGCGTCTTCTCCACGAACTCCCTGAAGTAGCTCCTCCCGGGCTTCGCCCCGTCGCATCCGCCCACCAGGAAGAAGTGGCTGATGGCGCCGGACCTGACGCCTTCCACGATGGCCTCCGCGTTGGACAGGACGGCCTCCCTCCCGAATCCCGTGGTGTACTCCACTGTGCCGGCACGGTCCTCCGAGAACCCTCCGAGGGACAACGCCCTGTCGATCAGCGGAGTGAAGTCCCCGTCGTCTATGTGGACCGTCCCGGGGTAGCGGACGGGGCCCGAGGTGAAAACATTGCCCTTGTAGCCGTCCTTCGGAGGCATGAGGCAGTTGGTCGTGAAGAGCACGGGAACGTCGATCCCGTCGAACTCGGACCTCTGGTTCTGCCAGGCGGTGCCGTAATGCCCTTTGAGATGGCCGAACTTGGACAGCTAGGGGTAGGCATGGGCCGGCAGCATCTCACCGTGTGTGTAGATGGAGATCCCCTTGCCCTCGGTCTGCTCGAGGAGGGCCTTCAGGTCCCCGAGGTCGTGGCCCGTGACTATGATCGCCGGACCCTTCCCGATGTCGGTGGAGACCTTCACGGGCGACGGCACACCGAACGCCTCGCGGTTGGCCTCGTCCAGCATCTCCATGCATCTCAGGTTGGACTTCCCGACCTCCAGGACCATAGCCAGAAGCTCGTCCGACCCCGCGTCGGACCCGACGGCCCTCAGCCCACGGTACATCGTGTCGACGACCTCTCCGTCCGTCCTGCCCAGGACCGCCGCGTGGTATGCGTATGCCGCCATACCGCGTATCCCGAACAGGATCAGCGACTTCAGCGAACGGACGTCCTCCTGCGCATTCCAGACGGATCCCATGTCGTACGCGGGAACTCCGCCCGAGAGGGCGACGATCTCTGAGATCTGGTCTCTGATGTCTTCGGCGTCGAAGTCGACATTGGTCAATGTGGCGAACAGCGCCTTCATGACGGCGAAGTCGGCATCCCCGCCGAGCCCTTCGAGAGCCGGCGACGACGCGAGTCCCACGAGAGCGCCCGTGAGCTCGTCCTGGAGCGCCGCGACCTCGCTGGTCTTGCCGCAGACTCCGCTCCTCCCCTTGCAGCCGGCGCCTCCCGCCGTCTGCTCGCACTGGAAACAGAACATAGGTATCTCGGATTCCATGAGTTCAACTCCACGAATCATCGTGTGCTTCCTCATCTGAATGTTATAAATATAATCAAAACGTTGTTTTTACAACTGATATCATGAGAGGCAGGAGTCAGATCCTCAGGAACACGGGGCTGTTCGAGGGAATAGAGGACGGTGAGATGGAGACCATGCTGAAGTGCCTCGGCGCGTTCACCCGCAGATACGCCAAGGACGAGTTCCTATTCCGTCGCGGGGACCGCACAGAATGCCTCGGCGTGGTACTCGCAGGGAACGTGAGAGTCGTACGCGAGGACTGGTGGGGGAACAGGACGGTTCTCGGCGATGTAGGCGCGGGGATGCCGATCTGCACCGAGTACGCCTGCACCTCCGACCCTCTGGACGTCAGCATCGTCGCGAGCGAGCCCACAGAGGTCATGTTCCTCGATGTGGGAAGGGCGGCGAACGTCTGCAACTCCTCGTGCGAGTTCCACAACCGCCTGGTCAAGAACCTGATGAGGAACCTCGCCGGGACGTCCATGGTGATGAACCGCCGCCTGGACCAGCTGGCTAAGAGGTCCACCAGGGAGAAGATCTGCGCATTCCTATCGGATCAGGCTAGAGCGGCCGGATCCAGCGACTTCATGATCGGCATGAACCGCCAGGAGATGGCCGACTACCTGGGTGTCGACAGGAGCGCCATGTCCACCGAACTGGGGAAGATGCAGCGCGAGGGCATCATAGAGTTCCAGAAGAACCACTTCGTGCTGAAATGATCACCTGGAACCATCCCATTCGGCCATGAACTCGTCCAGGAACCCGACCATGTACTCATGGCGGGCAGTGGCCATGCGCTTCGCCGCCCCGGTGTTAATGGAATCCTTAAGCAGGAGCAGCTTCTCGTAGAAGTGGTTGACCGTGGTGCCCCTGTTGGCATGGTACTGCTCCGCGTCCATACCCGTCCTGGGCTCCTCGCCCGGAACGTGCATGGCGCGTCCGCGGCTGCCCCCGTAGGCGAACGCCCTGGCGATGCCGATCGCCCCGATGGCGTCCATCCTGTCCGCGTCCTGGACTATCCTGCCCTCGAGTGTGTCGGGGACGACGGAATCGGTGCCCCTGAACGAGATCTGCGAGATGATGCGGATGACCTCGTCCTGCGTCTCCGCCGGGATCCCCTCGGATTCCATGAAGCGGCGGGCGTTGGCGTAACCGTTGTCGCCGAACAGCTTCCTGTCGTCGGCGTCGTGCAGTAGCGCGGCCAGCCTCACGACGCCCATGTCGCCTCCCTCCTCACGGCAGATCGCCACCGCCATGTCATGCACGCGAATGGTGTGCCAGATGTCGTGGCCGCCGCTGTCGCCCTCGAAGAGGGACTCCAGGAAGCCGCGTGCGTTCGCGAATACGGACTCGTCCATGCACCCTCATGTGTGTCCCTGACTTCAACCCGCCCCTGCGGCATTGGTCGCATTCATAAGCGGGAACGCCTTAACCGTGCCCATGGAACGCTACGTCCTCGTGGACCACACGGCAGACATGATGGTCAGGGCATTCGGAGAGACCCTGGAGGAATGCTTCGCCAACGCCGGCTACGCCCTCTTCGACCAGACGGTGGACCTCTCCGGCATCGGGACATCCGAGGAGACGGACATCAGGGTCAGCGGCATCGACGACGAGGACCGCCTGTACTCGTTCCTGTCCGAGCTCCTCTTCATAGAGGACTGCGACAACCTGATCCTGAAGGAGTTCGACGTGCGCTTCGAGGGCGACGACGTGGTCTGCCACGCCAGGGGCGAGACCCTGGACAGGACCCGCCACAGGGTCAGGTCGGAGGTGAAGGCTGTGACCTACCACATGATGGAGATCGACCGCGACACGCCGTCGGTCACCGTCCTGTTCGACGTCCGATGACGCACAATTCAATTATTATAGAGGACATTCCGCGGGACATGCTCAGACTAGGCTGGTTCTCCACCGGAAGGGGCCCCGGATCCCGCAATCTCCTGAAAGCCGTCATGGACAAGAAGGAGCAGGGCGAGCTCGACATCGAGATCTCGTTCGTGTTCTGCAACTGGGACAACGACGAGGAGGACAACCCCAAGAGGGAGCAGAGGCAGATCTTCTTCGACATGGTGAAAGGCTACGGCATCCCGCTGGTGACCCTCTCCTGGAAGAGATTCATGCCGGAGCTCTGGAAGGAGGACCAGACCGCCTGGAGGAACGAGTACGGGAAGGAGCTCAGGAGGCTCACCGGCCAGTACCCGTTCGACCTTGGGATACTCGCTGGATACATGCTCTGGATGGACGACGAGACCTGCAGGGAGTACGACATGCTGAACCTGCATCCCGCGCTCCCGGACGGGCCCAAGGGCACTTGGCAGGAGGTCATATGGCAGCTCATCTCCGAGGACGCGGAGAGGCAGGGCGCCATGATGCACATATGCACCGAGGAATGGGACCGCGGAGCCGCCATCACCTACTGCGGCTTCCCCATCAGGGGCGGGGACTACGACGCCCTCTGGGACAGGATGCACGCGAAGCTTGGAGCCAGCACGCTCGACCAGATCAAGACCGAGGAGGGCCAGGACGAGCCGCTGTTCAAGAGGATCAGGGAGGACGGCGCGAAGCGCGAGCTCCCCCTGATAGTCGCGACCATCGGCGCCTTCGCCGACGGCAGGGTCAGGATCGAGGACAAGAATCTGTACGCCGGCGACAGGAGGCTGGACGGTCCCTACGACCTGTCGGAGCAGGTCGACGCCGCGCTGGAGTGATCGCATGCCAGGAGAGTTCGATCCCGCGGAGGAGCTGGGCCTGTTCCCGGACAGGATATTCGTCTGCAACTGCCGCGGATTCATCACCAAGAACAACTACCTGCGGGACCTCTGCGCCAGGTTCATCCGCAACGGGGCCCACTTCTTCGACGTGCTGGTCAGATACGACGAGCTCACCGCCTACGTCCTGGGCAGGGAGGAGGCCACAGCGGGCAACTTCGTCAAGTGGGTCGTCCCGTTCCTCAAGGCAAACGGGGCCACGGACCATCTCATCGACAGGTTCGGCATGGAGGACATGCAGCTCATGCCCGGCGCGACCATGGCAGTCCGCTACATCGCCAGCCAGATGCCTTCTTTCATCAACACGTCCCTCTACGAGCACGGCATGATGAGGGTGTCCGAGCAGCTCGACACGCCCCTCTGCGAGTCGTTCTGCACAAAGATGGAGGTCGACAACGTCCAGTTCAGCAGGGCGGAGTCCAGGAAGCTGAGGGAGATGGCGGAGACCATATCCGCGCTGAGGATCCCCAAGGTCGAATACGAGCTCAACGTCCCCATGGAGGTCGACGCCGCGGACGTCAAGATAATCAGGACCATGGACGACATCATCCAGGAGCAGATCCCGGGGCTCAACGCCATGAGCCTCATGGAGTCGGTGGTCCCCGTGACATCTCACAAGAAGGCGTACCAGCTGCTCGACATCAGGCGTCAGACCAACATCGACCTGGACAGCACCTTCTACATCGGCAGCGACAACACCGACTTCCAGTCCCTCGACCTGGTCAGGGACGCCGGAGGCGTGTCCGTCGCGTTCAACGGAACAGACTTCGCGGTCAGGGGCAGCACCATCGCGATCCTCTCCAAGGACTCCACCGTCGGGGCGGTGTTCGCCGAGCAGTTCTTCAACCGCGGCATCGAGGCCGTCCTGGACCTGGCCCGCAACTGGGACAGGAAGTACCTGAAGGAGGCCGAGTTCCCGGACAGGAACCTGGTCGACGCCATGCTGGCCGCGCACCCGAGGAAGCTCCCCGAAGTGTACATCGTCGACAGGAAGAACGTGGACGAGATCGCCGCGAAGAGCGCCGAGTACAGGAAAAAGACCCTCGGAGCCTGATGACGCACCAGACCGGCAGTAGTTGTCAAAATGGTTTGTTCCGCTAAAGTCTCGAGATTGATCGTTCTAAAGATTCGACCCCTTCGGGAGCCGTCACGTTCCTGAAGGAAATGATTGAAGATTGGAAGAAACCATGGTGCTCTGGTCGGGATTCGAACCCGAGTGTCGGCCTCGAAAGGGCCGAATGATTGGCCGCTACACTACCAGAGCGTAGACAGAGCCATCGCGACCTTGTTTATAAGCGTATTGCCGGGGGAAGCGGTCGCGGACATGAGTTGGACGCGGCTGCAGTACGAAAAGCTCCACGGCGAAAGCTTTTTAATGTGTTGCCTTTAATAGCGCTTTATTATCGGAGTGATATAAATGGCCGACAACGAACCGCTGGAGAGCCCGGATGAGGACGTAACACGTGTACGTCTTCCCAATATCAAGGAAGGTGAGATGTTCGGGATAGCGGATCAGCTTCTCGGTGCATCCAAGATAAAGGTCATGTGCGAGGACGGAGTCTCCCGCGTGGGACGCATCCCCGGCAAGATCAAGAAGAGGATGTGGATAAGGGAGGGTGACCTCCTGATCATCTCCGTCTGGGACTTCCAGCCCGACAAATGCGACGTCAGGTTCAGGTACACGAAGACCCAGGCAGTCAACCTCAGCAAGAGGGGCAAGGTCCCGAAGAACCTTGACATATTCTGAGAGGGGAGCACCACATGACCTCCTACGAGGAGGCGTACGCATACCTCGAGAGGCATGTGGACGCCCTCAAAACCAACCGCACCGGCGACGAGCGTCAGACCGATGCGGAGGTCTTCGACAAGAAGACCCTTCTCACAATCTACGACATGATGACCTCCGGGTACATCGACCTCGTCCACTACCCCGTGTCCACCGGCAAGGAGGGCAACGTGTTCTACGTCACGGACGAGGACGGCGAGGGCTTCGCCCTCAAGATCTTCCGCACATCCACCTCCACCTTCAAGAGGGTCTCCAAGTACGTGGAGGGCGACCCCA
Coding sequences within it:
- a CDS encoding M24 family metallopeptidase — its product is MDAVVIANDGEPFLDSTFWYLTEQNSGTFEGSFAIVKSDGSMDVLVSILEEEGAREGAGNICVYHDRAEREAFIRDALKGCTKVGFNVNSATYAAVEYVKKVAEGIEVVNAGKAISATVSVKDEKEIAATREACRISSVVAGEIPDMLSEGVSEKEVAARMDARMRELGGTGNAFDTIAAFGAYSSQPHHMPCDYRLRKGDTALFDFGTKYDRYCSDMTRTVFFGKPPEILERAYEVVLEAQRAGIAEYRDGASASVADIAARRIIDESEFKGKFIHTFGHGIGMDVHQDISIYSKSDQILRAGNVVSAEPGIYIPGVGGIRIEDTCLITEDGCEVLTSFDHSFTVV
- a CDS encoding cyclic nucleotide-binding domain-containing protein — encoded protein: MRGRSQILRNTGLFEGIEDGEMETMLKCLGAFTRRYAKDEFLFRRGDRTECLGVVLAGNVRVVREDWWGNRTVLGDVGAGMPICTEYACTSDPLDVSIVASEPTEVMFLDVGRAANVCNSSCEFHNRLVKNLMRNLAGTSMVMNRRLDQLAKRSTREKICAFLSDQARAAGSSDFMIGMNRQEMADYLGVDRSAMSTELGKMQREGIIEFQKNHFVLK
- a CDS encoding aspartate dehydrogenase; this translates as MRITIVGCGSIGSKLAKAADEMAEVKRIYLMDEDHPRAEKLAEALNKAIVINDVEEELYHTDLVIEAASQKAATAIVPKVVARGVDIMIMSVGALVDDEFREMVKEKAIQSEAKIFIPSGAVCGTDGLRSSAVGELDEVELITTKGPKSLEGVDWIEDHGIDVDTLTEPTTVFSGTARDAVKLFPKNINVAATVSLLGVGFDKTKVTIVVDPSIHSNSHELRVKGEFGQMTCHTYNVPSPDNPKTSYLAAMSAISALKRIVRNEWIGI
- a CDS encoding DUF4143 domain-containing protein, producing MVLTKNGYRARLVDRNISLTLETMGAVCIEGPKWCGKTWTGLNHSESVIDLSDSKNDFANKKLAEVDVYEALNGARPRMIDEWQDVPKVWDAVRTTVSSDSLKGAFVLTGSSTPVRKGIMHSGAGRIATVRMRTMSLFESGDSSGAVSVSDLFESKMKTRTIDDVTLRKLIYLTLRGGWPQSIGVDIDKVTILSRNYLQSIRDEDFVKIDGKKRDAERVRRVITSLGRNESTVVSNRTILKDIEEYDDDKMDPDTVADYLGILDRMFLTEYQYAFNPGLRSSYRVGKSPKRHLTDPSLSAASMNASVDGLLNDLNTYGFLFEGMCERDLAVYAATHGGTVKHYRDSAGNEMDAVVELGDGRWGAFEIKLGMNQVDEASEKLLNLSERFRSSSRRPPSFLCVLVGMSSYAYQREDGVYVVPITALGP
- a CDS encoding archease; the encoded protein is MERYVLVDHTADMMVRAFGETLEECFANAGYALFDQTVDLSGIGTSEETDIRVSGIDDEDRLYSFLSELLFIEDCDNLILKEFDVRFEGDDVVCHARGETLDRTRHRVRSEVKAVTYHMMEIDRDTPSVTVLFDVR
- a CDS encoding HD domain-containing protein; protein product: MDESVFANARGFLESLFEGDSGGHDIWHTIRVHDMAVAICREEGGDMGVVRLAALLHDADDRKLFGDNGYANARRFMESEGIPAETQDEVIRIISQISFRGTDSVVPDTLEGRIVQDADRMDAIGAIGIARAFAYGGSRGRAMHVPGEEPRTGMDAEQYHANRGTTVNHFYEKLLLLKDSINTGAAKRMATARHEYMVGFLDEFMAEWDGSR
- a CDS encoding FMN-binding glutamate synthase family protein, producing the protein MARYRCSVCGEIYDEEDEGVRFEDLPDDWVCPLCHSPKSAFVLMDDDGGSPVPETPEKPSEPVPEGGIDVPQNLKRHDGGVMDDIHEMALTGRSIDSAMDTTIPVPNFDDILFLGAQLARAPKDKWEEVSIRTVIGKGSKRPMELEMPVYISHMSFGALSGRAKVALSKGSAIAGTAMCSGEGGALWDEMIAAHRYIFEYIPNQYSFNDMTLEHCDAIEIKIGQGTKPGMGGHLPGEKVTEVIATMRGKRRGEDILSPSKFPGIDTPEDLKAMVDMLRSRSGGLPIGVKIAAGRIEEDLEFISQSGCDFITIDGRGGATGSSPKFLKDATSVPTVYALSRARRYMDEHGMGQELVITGGFRTSGDCIKALAMGADAVAMASAPLMALGCQRYRACNTGKCPMGIATQDPELESRLDQEAGAVRVGNYLRALADELRAFLRASGHGDISELSLDDLCTVSSEISENAGIRHA